GTTGGTGAGCATGCCGCCGATCCAGCGGTTGTGCACATAATACATTTCACACCGGTTGGCTTCCTCGTAGATCGATTCCCGGGCCTGCTTCTTGGTGCCCACAAAGAGCACGCTTTTGCCGTTTGCCGCCGTGTTGGCCACAAAATCATAGGCGGTTTTAAACATCCGGACCGTCTGCTGCAGATCCACGATGTAGATGCCGTTTCTGGCCCCGAAAATGTATTTTTTCATCTTGGGATTCCAGCGGCGGGTCTGGTGGCCGAAATGGACGCCGGATTCGAGCAGTTCCTTCATGGTTACATAGGCCATTGACAACACTCCTTTTGCTTCGGTTTTGGATTCCTCCGCCCTTATCCTCCCGGCTGCCGACTTTATGCCAAAGCACCGAGGCCGCCGGTCAAAGGGCGTGCGTCGTTAATTCATAAAATGGGTATTTATAGCAGAACCCGTCCGGGATCGCAATATTTTTTATGAGCATTCCAGGACGTCCAGGGCCGGGACCGGTTTTTTCTGCAGAATTGCCACCCGGTCATGACCGCCGTAATCCCGCACAAATTCGGCAGGGGCATAACCCCCTGCCTCAAGGCAAAGATTTTCAACGGCCGATTTCTGATCCCAGCCGATTTCCATGAGCAAAAATCCCCCGGCCAGCAAATAATCCTGAGCCTTGCACACGATCTGCGAGATGGCAAAAAGCCCGTCATCAGCGCCGTCGAGTGCCATACGGGGTTCGTATTGACCCACTTCCGGCTGCAGGTCCCCGAACCGGGCAGACGGGATATAAGGCGGGTTGGAAACAATCATGTCAAAACCGGCACAATCGGCATTTACCGGGGACAACCAGCTGCCGGCGAAAAAATGAATGAAACGGGCCACCCCTTGGACTGCAGCGTTTTTCCGTGCCACCTGCAGGGCGGCAGGCGAGCGGTCCACGGCGAAATAGCGGTTTCCGGGCCTTTGAGCGGCAAGACAGACAACAATGGCCCCTGAACCTGTGCCCAGATCCAGAATTTTTCGGCTGCCACCGTCATCTTCCGGCAGACGTTCAAGTGCGGCTTCCACCAGGTGCTCGGTTTCAGGCCTGGGAATCAAAACATCAGGTGTAATGGTAAAGCTGCGGCCCAGAAATTCCTTTTCACCGAGAATATAGGCAACCGGCTCGCGCCTGACCCGGCGGCGGATCATCTCCCGGAATGCTGCCAGTTCCTCCCCGGCCAGGGGCTGATCATGGCGCATGTAGAGGTCAATGCGTGTGGTTTCCATCACCGCGGCCAGAAGAATCTCTGCGGTCAGTCTGGGAGAATCGATGCCATGGGTGTCAAAATAGCCGGCTGTCCACTGAAGGGCGTCAAGCACGGTCCATGTGGGCGGTTTCCGGGGACTGGGATTGCTCATTTTGTAATGCCTGCGCCTGATAAAAAGTGGCCAGCTCGTCGATAATTTCGTCCAAAGCCCCTTGAAGGACCTGTTCCAGCTTGTATAGGGTCAGGCCGATGCGGTGGTCGGTCACCCGGCCCTGGGGGAAATTATAAGTGCGGATCCGCTCGCTTCGGTCGCCGCTGCCCACCTGGCTGCGGCGTTGCTGGGAAATCTTGTCGTTCTGCTCCTGGAGCTGGATGTCAAAGAGCCGGGCGCGCAGCACTTTCATGGCCTTGGCCTTGTTTTTGTGCTGGGACTTTTCATCCTGGCAGGTCACCACCAGTCCGCTGGGCAGGTGAGTGAGGCGAACCGCGGAATCCGTGGTATTCACCGACTGCCCGCCCGGTCCGCTGGAGCGGAACACATCCACGTGGATTTCGCTGGGATCGATATGGACTTCCACTTCCTCGGCTTCCGGCAGAACCGCCACGGTCACGGCAGAGGTGTGAATCCGTCCCTGGGCCTCGGTGGCCGGAACCCGCTGGACCCGGTGGGTGCCGCTTTCATATTTCAGGTGGCTGTAGGCCGCCTGGCCCTTGACCATGGCAATGACTTCCTTGAGCCCGCCCGAGTCGTTCCAGTTGGCGTCCATCAACTCGATTTTCCAGTTCTTGGCCTCGGCATAGCGCGTATACATGCGAAACAGATCATTGGCAAAAAGGCCGGCTTCCTCGCCGCCTGTACCGGCCCGGATTTCCAGGATCACGTTTTTGTCGTCATTGGGATCCTTTGGAATCAGAAGCTTTTTGAGGTCCTGCTCCAGGCGCTCCTTTTCGTCTTCAAGGCTCTCGATCTCGCTTCTGGCCAGGTCTTTTATCTCCGGATCCTGATCGGAAAGCAGCTCCCGGCTCTGGTCGAGTTCCCGGCATACCCGGTCGTATTCCCGGTAGACCTCCACGATCTTTCCCAGCTCGGAATGCTCACGAACATATTTGGGATACAGTTCGCGGTTGCCCACCACTTCCGGGTCGCTAAGCAGGCTTTCAAGTTCCTGATAGCGTCTTTCTATGCCGTCGAGTCGTTCTAACATAAACCGCTTAAATCCTGGTTATTTCTTGTCGTTTTGCTGAAATTTGGCATATTTGCGGCGGAACCGCTCAATGCGGCCGGCCGAGTCCACCAGCTTCTGCTTGCCGGTGTAAAACGGATGGCACTGGGAGCAGATTTCAACGGAGATATCCTCGCGGGTGGAGCCGACGGTCACCTCGTTGCCGCAGGCACACCGGATGGTGGTGGTTTTGTATTCCGGATGAATCTCTTTTTTCATTTCAAACACCTCAGCGTTGGTTCGGGTTCAATGTTCAAAGTTCAAGGTTCAGGGTTTTCAGGAATTCATGGCGTCGAGAAATTCCTTGTTGGTCTTTGTGCCCTTCATCTTATCGAGCAAAAATTCAAGACTGTCAATAGGATTTAAGGGAGAGAGCAGCTTGCGCAGGATCCAGACACGGTTGAGAGCGTCGGCATCAAGCAGCAGTTCTTCCTTGCGGGTGCCGGAGCGGTTGATGTCAATGGCCGGGTACATGCGGCGGTCGGAAAGTTTGCGGTCCAGGTGCAGCTCCATGTTGCCCGTGCCCTTGAACTCCTCGAAAATGACTTCGTCCATTCGGCTTCCCGTGTCAATCAAGGCCGTGGCAATCACCGTGAGGCTGCCGCCTTCCTCGATGTTTCGGGCAGCGCCGAAAAACCGCTTGGGCCGGTGCAGGGCATTGGCGTCCACACCGCCGGAAAGCAGCTTGCCGCTGGAGGGCACGGTCATGTTATAGGCCCGGGCCAGGCGGGTAATGCTGTCGAGCAGGATCACCACGTGCTTTTTGTGCTCCACCAGGCGCTTGGCCTTTTCAGCCACCATTTCCGCCACCTGCACATGACGCTCGGCCGGCTCGTCAAAGGTGGAGGAAACCACCTCCGCATCCACGGAGCGCTGCATGTCCGTGACCTCCTCGGGCCGTTCGTCAATGAGCACCACAAATGGGACCACGTTTTTGTGGTTGCCGATGATGCTGTTGGCAATGTTTTTGAGCAGCATGGTCTTGCCGGTGCGTGGCGGGGAGACGATCAGGCCTCGCTGACCGAAACCCAGGGGGGTCATCAGGTCCATGATCCGCATGGAATAATTGTCCGGCTCCCGCTCAAGCTTGACCTTTTTTTCCGGAAACAGGGGCGTGAGGTTGTCAAACAGGATCTTGTCCCGGGCGGCGTCCGGCTCTTCAAAGTTGATGGCTTCCACCTTGAGCAGGGCAAAGTAGCGTTCCGAGTCCTTTGGCTGGCGGATCTGGCCGGAGACCGTGTCTCCGGTCTTAAGACTGAACCGGCGGATCTGGGAAGGCGACACATAGATATCATCCGGGCCCGGAAGGTAGTTGCAGTCATGGGACCGCAGAAAACCGAAACCGTCAGGCAGAATTTCCAGGGTGCCTTCTCCGTAGATGAGACCGTTTTTTTCAATGTGGGCCTGAAGCAGCGAAAAAATCAGCTCCTGCTTGCGCATCCGGCCGACGTTTTCAATGTTAAACTTCTTGGCCATCCGGGTCAGTTCATTGATTTTTTTGTTTTTCAGTTCAACGATGTTCATGTAATCCCATTCCTGTGTTTTCTCCGATTCATTTCAAAATTGGGTTGTATGTCAGGCGTGCAGTGATCCTGCGGTTTTTCACCCGCATGGAGCCGGATGTTTGAAGCCCTGCGCATTGCCGGCAGCAGAGGCAAAACTGTAAAACGAGCAACAGGAAAGCTGCAAAGCCGGATATAGAAATTATGTGTCTTCTTAAAACTTTAGGTAATATGAGGCCTGATTGGTTTTTAAGATGTTGAAGAAGGATTCGCGCAAAACAAACGTCCAGGAGGCAGGAGCGTTTTGTCTATCAATAAGTCAGATAAAAGGTCCTGTCAACCATTTTCGCCTATTTTTTTATACTTTTCCGCAAGTTTTTCCAGTACCCGGTCCACCTGGGCATGCATTTGGTCAATACTTCCGTTGTTTTCAATAATAAAATCGGACATCCGCCGTTTTTGGGCTTCTTCCATCTGGATGTGCATCAGGGCCCGGGCCTGCTGCCGGCTCACATTGTCGCGCTGCATGATCCGGTGAATACGAACCTCGGTATCCCCGGAAACCAGAATCACCGCATCAAACTGGTCCTGCAGGCCGGCTTCAAACAGCAGCGGAACCTCCACTGCCGCCAGCCATGCGCCCTGCGCGGCCGCAGACCGGAAATGGTTCTGCATTTGCACCCCTACCTCAGGGTGGACATAGCTTTCAAGGTCCCTGCGTGCAGCCTCGTCCTGCGTGATGATCTGCCGCAGCCGGGGCCGGTCAATGGTGCCGTCTGCCGTAAGAATGTCTTTGCCGAACCGCTTTACAATCTGTTTGTGGGCCCGGCTATGAGGTTCAACCGCCTGTCTGGCCAGTTGGTCCGCGCTGACAACGGGTACGCCCGACGCCTGCAGGCGGCGGCAGACCAGGGATTTCCCGGAACCCACCCCCCCGGTTACCCCGATTTTAATCAGCCGGCAGGGTTGTCCCGGGGTCGTATGCTGTCTGCCCATTGCATGCACCCTGTTTTTGAGCTATGAATCAATGATCCGATCCGAACGCGGGTCGCCCCGGGAAAACAACACGAAAATGCAAGAAGAATAACTGCATATATGAAAAAATGCCTTTGATCAATACCAAATT
The Desulfosalsimonas propionicica DNA segment above includes these coding regions:
- the coaE gene encoding dephospho-CoA kinase (Dephospho-CoA kinase (CoaE) performs the final step in coenzyme A biosynthesis.) — encoded protein: MGRQHTTPGQPCRLIKIGVTGGVGSGKSLVCRRLQASGVPVVSADQLARQAVEPHSRAHKQIVKRFGKDILTADGTIDRPRLRQIITQDEAARRDLESYVHPEVGVQMQNHFRSAAAQGAWLAAVEVPLLFEAGLQDQFDAVILVSGDTEVRIHRIMQRDNVSRQQARALMHIQMEEAQKRRMSDFIIENNGSIDQMHAQVDRVLEKLAEKYKKIGENG
- the rpmE gene encoding 50S ribosomal protein L31, which encodes MKKEIHPEYKTTTIRCACGNEVTVGSTREDISVEICSQCHPFYTGKQKLVDSAGRIERFRRKYAKFQQNDKK
- the prfA gene encoding peptide chain release factor 1, whose product is MLERLDGIERRYQELESLLSDPEVVGNRELYPKYVREHSELGKIVEVYREYDRVCRELDQSRELLSDQDPEIKDLARSEIESLEDEKERLEQDLKKLLIPKDPNDDKNVILEIRAGTGGEEAGLFANDLFRMYTRYAEAKNWKIELMDANWNDSGGLKEVIAMVKGQAAYSHLKYESGTHRVQRVPATEAQGRIHTSAVTVAVLPEAEEVEVHIDPSEIHVDVFRSSGPGGQSVNTTDSAVRLTHLPSGLVVTCQDEKSQHKNKAKAMKVLRARLFDIQLQEQNDKISQQRRSQVGSGDRSERIRTYNFPQGRVTDHRIGLTLYKLEQVLQGALDEIIDELATFYQAQALQNEQSQSPETAHMDRA
- the rho gene encoding transcription termination factor Rho translates to MNIVELKNKKINELTRMAKKFNIENVGRMRKQELIFSLLQAHIEKNGLIYGEGTLEILPDGFGFLRSHDCNYLPGPDDIYVSPSQIRRFSLKTGDTVSGQIRQPKDSERYFALLKVEAINFEEPDAARDKILFDNLTPLFPEKKVKLEREPDNYSMRIMDLMTPLGFGQRGLIVSPPRTGKTMLLKNIANSIIGNHKNVVPFVVLIDERPEEVTDMQRSVDAEVVSSTFDEPAERHVQVAEMVAEKAKRLVEHKKHVVILLDSITRLARAYNMTVPSSGKLLSGGVDANALHRPKRFFGAARNIEEGGSLTVIATALIDTGSRMDEVIFEEFKGTGNMELHLDRKLSDRRMYPAIDINRSGTRKEELLLDADALNRVWILRKLLSPLNPIDSLEFLLDKMKGTKTNKEFLDAMNS
- the prmC gene encoding peptide chain release factor N(5)-glutamine methyltransferase, which produces MSNPSPRKPPTWTVLDALQWTAGYFDTHGIDSPRLTAEILLAAVMETTRIDLYMRHDQPLAGEELAAFREMIRRRVRREPVAYILGEKEFLGRSFTITPDVLIPRPETEHLVEAALERLPEDDGGSRKILDLGTGSGAIVVCLAAQRPGNRYFAVDRSPAALQVARKNAAVQGVARFIHFFAGSWLSPVNADCAGFDMIVSNPPYIPSARFGDLQPEVGQYEPRMALDGADDGLFAISQIVCKAQDYLLAGGFLLMEIGWDQKSAVENLCLEAGGYAPAEFVRDYGGHDRVAILQKKPVPALDVLECS